One Kitasatospora sp. NBC_01266 genomic window carries:
- the pstC gene encoding phosphate ABC transporter permease subunit PstC, producing the protein MTSSPPPDFTEKSGPPASAEARTPASTDRPGQSSLKGNSRLGDGLFFGLSAGSGILLLVIMAAIAGFLLFRSGIAISKDHTNFLTTFGWDPDNILKPSFGIAVLAFGTIVSAAIAMLIAVPVAIGIALFISHYAPRRIAQPFAYLVDLLAAVPSIIYGLWGALFLVPHLNGLMSWLNEYLGWTYIFKTTDPGAPARSLFTVGILLAIMVLPIITAVSREVFRQVPRTHEEAALALGATRWEVIRTAVLPFGRPGIISASMLGLGRALGETIAVATVLSSSSVLSLHILDAGGGTFAQNIALKFGEAGPLGKDALMAAGMVLFVITLLVNGAARLIIARRKEYSGANA; encoded by the coding sequence ATGACTTCCTCCCCACCGCCCGACTTCACCGAGAAGTCCGGGCCCCCCGCCTCCGCCGAGGCCCGCACACCCGCTTCCACCGACCGACCCGGGCAGAGCTCGCTCAAGGGCAACAGCCGCCTGGGTGACGGGCTGTTCTTCGGGCTCTCGGCCGGTTCCGGGATCCTGCTGCTGGTCATCATGGCCGCGATCGCGGGCTTCCTGCTGTTCCGCAGCGGGATCGCGATCAGCAAGGACCACACGAACTTCCTGACCACCTTCGGCTGGGACCCCGACAACATCCTGAAGCCCAGCTTCGGTATCGCGGTCCTGGCCTTCGGCACGATCGTCAGCGCGGCCATCGCGATGCTCATCGCGGTCCCGGTCGCGATCGGCATCGCGCTGTTCATCTCGCACTACGCGCCGCGCAGGATCGCCCAGCCGTTCGCCTACCTGGTGGACCTGCTGGCCGCGGTGCCCAGCATCATCTACGGCCTGTGGGGCGCGCTCTTCCTGGTGCCGCACCTGAACGGGCTGATGAGCTGGCTGAACGAGTACCTCGGCTGGACCTACATCTTCAAGACCACCGACCCCGGTGCCCCCGCGCGCAGCCTGTTCACCGTGGGGATCCTGCTGGCGATCATGGTCCTGCCGATCATCACCGCGGTCAGCCGCGAGGTGTTCCGCCAGGTGCCGCGCACGCACGAGGAGGCCGCGCTGGCCCTCGGCGCGACCCGCTGGGAGGTGATCCGCACCGCCGTCCTGCCGTTCGGCCGTCCCGGGATCATCTCGGCCTCGATGCTGGGCCTGGGCCGTGCGCTCGGCGAGACCATCGCGGTGGCCACCGTGCTCTCCTCCAGCAGCGTGCTGTCGCTGCACATCCTGGACGCGGGCGGTGGCACCTTCGCGCAGAACATCGCGCTGAAGTTCGGTGAGGCCGGCCCGCTCGGCAAGGACGCGCTGATGGCCGCCGGCATGGTGCTGTTCGTGATCACGCTGCTGGTGAACGGTGCGGCTCGGCTGATCATCGCCCGCCGCAAGGAGTACTCGGGAGCCAACGCATGA
- the pstA gene encoding phosphate ABC transporter permease PstA — protein sequence MTTAPSVADRTPVPQLNHSLTAARLPRWAPAGIALLSIVLGCAIGAGAGLNSHLQWGMLAALLFVAVTFGLSARIEGVRQARDRIATSLIWVAFILAVIPLISLMAYTIQQGASTVNGDFLTHSMRGVVASSGPGGGVYHALLGTLQQIGLATAIAAPIGLLTAVYLVEYGRGALAKVVTFFVDVMTGIPSIVAGLFILSVWNIALGFQYSGFSGSLALSILMMPVVVRSTEEMLKLVPNELREASYALGVPKWKTILRIVLPTAIGGITTGVMLAVARIAGETAPVMMLVGVWDSINANPFVGPQESLPVFIWQQYSQVNNQYGYARAWGAALVLIALVMGLNLIARGIARWRSPKAGH from the coding sequence ATGACCACCGCGCCTTCCGTGGCGGACCGCACGCCGGTCCCCCAGCTCAACCACTCGCTCACCGCGGCCCGGCTGCCGCGCTGGGCCCCGGCCGGGATCGCGCTGCTGTCGATCGTGCTCGGCTGCGCGATCGGCGCCGGCGCCGGCCTCAACAGCCACCTGCAGTGGGGCATGCTCGCCGCGCTGCTCTTCGTGGCGGTCACCTTCGGGCTCTCGGCCCGGATCGAGGGTGTCCGGCAGGCCCGGGACCGGATCGCCACCTCGCTGATCTGGGTCGCCTTCATCCTGGCGGTCATCCCGCTGATCTCGCTGATGGCCTACACCATCCAGCAGGGCGCCAGCACGGTGAACGGCGACTTCCTGACCCACTCGATGCGCGGCGTGGTGGCCTCCTCGGGTCCCGGCGGCGGCGTCTACCACGCGCTGCTCGGCACCCTGCAGCAGATCGGCCTGGCCACCGCGATCGCCGCCCCGATCGGCCTGCTCACCGCGGTCTACCTGGTCGAGTACGGCCGGGGCGCGCTGGCGAAGGTGGTCACCTTCTTCGTCGACGTGATGACGGGCATCCCGTCGATCGTCGCCGGTCTGTTCATCCTCTCCGTCTGGAACATCGCACTCGGTTTCCAGTACTCCGGCTTCTCGGGCAGCCTCGCGCTGTCGATCCTGATGATGCCGGTGGTCGTCCGGTCCACCGAGGAGATGCTGAAGCTCGTTCCGAACGAGCTGCGCGAGGCCTCGTACGCACTGGGCGTGCCCAAGTGGAAGACCATCCTGCGGATCGTCCTCCCGACCGCCATCGGTGGCATCACCACCGGCGTGATGCTGGCCGTCGCCCGCATCGCCGGTGAGACCGCCCCGGTCATGATGCTGGTGGGTGTCTGGGACTCGATCAACGCGAATCCGTTCGTCGGACCGCAGGAGTCGTTGCCGGTCTTCATCTGGCAGCAGTACTCCCAGGTCAACAACCAGTACGGCTACGCCCGTGCCTGGGGTGCCGCGCTGGTGCTGATCGCGCTGGTGATGGGTCTCAACCTGATCGCCCGGGGCATCGCACGCTGGCGCTCGCCCAAGGCCGGGCACTGA
- the pstB gene encoding phosphate ABC transporter ATP-binding protein PstB, with protein MAKRIDVSGLSAYYGGTKAIEDISMTVEPRSVTAFIGPSGCGKSTFLRTLNRMHEVIPGARVEGKVLLDDENLYGAGIDPVAVRRTVGMVFQRPNPFPTMSIYENVVAGLKLAGVKKKAVLDGVVESSLKGANLWNEVKDRLNKPGAGLSGGQQQRLCIARAIAVEPQVLLMDEPCSALDPISTLAIEDLIGELKERFTIVIVTHNMQQAARVSDRTAFFNLAGVGQPGKLIELDDTQRIFSNPSVQATEDYISGRFG; from the coding sequence ATGGCTAAGCGCATCGACGTCAGCGGACTGTCGGCCTACTACGGTGGCACCAAGGCGATCGAGGACATCTCGATGACCGTCGAGCCCCGCTCGGTGACCGCCTTCATCGGCCCTTCCGGCTGCGGCAAGTCCACCTTCCTGCGCACCCTCAACCGGATGCACGAGGTGATCCCGGGCGCGCGGGTCGAGGGCAAGGTCCTGCTGGACGACGAGAACCTGTACGGCGCGGGCATCGACCCGGTGGCGGTGCGGCGCACCGTCGGGATGGTCTTCCAGCGCCCGAACCCGTTCCCGACCATGTCGATCTACGAGAACGTGGTCGCCGGGCTCAAGCTCGCGGGTGTGAAGAAGAAGGCCGTGCTGGACGGCGTGGTGGAGAGCTCGCTCAAGGGCGCCAACCTGTGGAACGAGGTCAAGGACCGGCTGAACAAGCCGGGTGCCGGCCTCTCCGGTGGTCAGCAGCAGCGGCTCTGCATCGCCCGCGCGATCGCGGTCGAGCCGCAGGTGCTGCTGATGGACGAGCCCTGCTCCGCGCTGGACCCGATCTCCACGCTGGCGATCGAGGACCTGATCGGCGAGCTCAAGGAGCGGTTCACGATCGTCATCGTGACCCACAACATGCAGCAGGCGGCCCGCGTCTCCGACCGCACCGCCTTCTTCAACCTGGCCGGTGTGGGCCAGCCGGGCAAGCTGATCGAGCTGGACGACACCCAGCGGATCTTCTCCAACCCGTCGGTCCAGGCGACCGAGGACTACATCTCCGGCCGCTTCGGCTAG
- a CDS encoding inorganic phosphate transporter, with protein MDMAALICVVGVAFFFTYTNGFHDSANAIATSVSTRALTPKAALAMAAVMNLAGAFLGSGVAQTVSKGLIDTPHGSKGMATLFGALIGAIAWNLVTWYFGLPSSSSHALFGGLVGAALAAGTGVIWSGVVDKVIIPMVLSPIVGLLAGYLVMLGILWLFRRANPHKAKRGFRVAQTASAAAMALAHGLQDAQKTMGIVVMALTISGHQSGNGIPIWVKISCATMLSLGTYAGGWRIMRTLGRKIIELDPPQGFAAESTSATIMYVTSYVFKAPISTTHVITAAIMGVGATKRIRAVRWGVAKNIVLGWFITMPAAALVAAGVYSLTWLAVG; from the coding sequence GTGGACATGGCAGCACTCATCTGCGTCGTCGGCGTCGCGTTCTTCTTCACCTATACCAACGGCTTCCACGACTCGGCGAACGCGATCGCCACCTCGGTCTCCACCCGGGCGCTGACCCCGAAGGCCGCGCTGGCGATGGCCGCGGTGATGAACCTGGCCGGCGCCTTCCTGGGCAGCGGCGTGGCCCAGACCGTCTCCAAGGGGCTGATCGACACCCCGCACGGCAGCAAGGGGATGGCCACCCTCTTCGGCGCGCTGATCGGCGCGATCGCCTGGAACCTGGTCACCTGGTACTTCGGCCTGCCGTCCTCCTCCTCGCACGCGCTCTTCGGCGGCCTGGTCGGAGCGGCGCTGGCCGCCGGCACCGGGGTGATCTGGAGCGGCGTGGTCGACAAGGTCATCATCCCGATGGTGCTGTCGCCGATCGTCGGCCTGCTGGCCGGCTACCTGGTGATGCTGGGGATCCTCTGGCTCTTCCGCCGGGCCAACCCGCACAAGGCCAAGCGCGGCTTCCGGGTCGCGCAGACCGCCTCGGCCGCCGCGATGGCGCTGGCCCACGGTCTGCAGGACGCCCAGAAGACGATGGGCATCGTGGTGATGGCGCTGACCATCTCGGGCCACCAGAGCGGCAACGGCATCCCGATCTGGGTCAAGATCTCCTGCGCCACCATGCTGTCGCTGGGCACCTACGCGGGCGGCTGGCGGATCATGCGCACCCTGGGCCGCAAGATCATCGAGCTGGACCCGCCGCAGGGCTTCGCCGCCGAGTCCACCTCGGCGACGATCATGTACGTGACGTCCTACGTCTTCAAGGCGCCGATCTCCACCACCCACGTGATCACCGCGGCGATCATGGGCGTCGGTGCGACCAAGCGGATCCGCGCGGTGCGCTGGGGCGTGGCCAAGAACATCGTGCTGGGCTGGTTCATCACCATGCCGGCCGCGGCCCTGGTCGCGGCGGGCGTCTACAGCCTCACCTGGCTGGCCGTCGGCTGA
- a CDS encoding DUF47 domain-containing protein — protein sequence MRFSLTPKETSFYDMFAAAAENLVVGSKLLLELLGSDVSSRAEIVERMRAAEHAGDDTTHAIFHQLNSSFITPFDREDIYSLASSLDDIMDFMEEAVDLVVLYDVQTLPTGVEQQIEVLARAAELTAAAMPNLRSMSGLNEYWIEINRLENQADQIHRKLLAHLFSGQYEAIEVLKLKQVVDVLEEAADAFEHVANTVETIAVKES from the coding sequence GTGCGTTTTAGCCTGACCCCGAAGGAGACGAGCTTCTACGACATGTTCGCCGCCGCCGCGGAGAACCTGGTCGTCGGATCGAAGCTCCTGCTGGAACTGCTGGGCTCAGACGTGTCGTCCCGTGCGGAGATCGTCGAGCGCATGCGCGCCGCCGAGCACGCCGGCGACGACACCACCCACGCGATCTTCCACCAGCTCAACTCCTCCTTCATCACGCCGTTCGACCGCGAGGACATCTACAGCCTGGCCTCCTCGCTGGACGACATCATGGACTTCATGGAGGAGGCCGTCGACCTGGTCGTCCTCTACGACGTCCAGACCCTGCCCACCGGCGTCGAGCAGCAGATCGAGGTGCTGGCCCGGGCCGCCGAGCTGACCGCCGCGGCGATGCCGAACCTGCGCAGCATGTCCGGGCTGAACGAGTACTGGATCGAGATCAACCGGCTGGAGAACCAGGCGGACCAGATCCACCGCAAGCTGCTGGCCCACCTGTTCAGCGGCCAGTACGAGGCGATCGAGGTGCTCAAGCTGAAGCAGGTGGTGGACGTGCTGGAGGAGGCCGCCGACGCGTTCGAGCATGTCGCCAACACGGTGGAGACCATCGCCGTCAAGGAGTCCTGA
- a CDS encoding metal-sensitive transcriptional regulator, translating into MTTSSSTDSSAAAPGGHGPHGYSSHKADHLKRLRRIEGQARGLQRMVEEDVYCIDILTQVSATTKALQSFALALLEEHITHCVAAAVEEGGTAMDEKVTEAMAAISRLLRS; encoded by the coding sequence ATGACCACGAGCAGCAGCACGGACAGCAGCGCCGCCGCGCCCGGCGGTCACGGCCCGCACGGGTACAGCTCGCACAAGGCGGACCATCTCAAGCGGCTGCGCCGGATCGAGGGGCAGGCCCGGGGGCTGCAGCGGATGGTGGAGGAGGACGTCTACTGCATCGACATCCTCACCCAGGTCTCGGCCACCACCAAGGCGCTGCAGTCCTTCGCGCTCGCGCTGCTGGAGGAGCACATCACGCACTGCGTCGCGGCGGCCGTCGAGGAGGGCGGCACGGCGATGGACGAGAAGGTGACCGAGGCGATGGCCGCGATCAGTCGGCTGCTGCGGAGCTGA
- a CDS encoding phosphatase PAP2 family protein: MSTLLADTGNPDLELLYTVNGWARDSPGWLDSLVSWVGEYGILLGLAMLCLVAWLRARRRPGAPAAVAGVLWAPLAMALAELANLPIAAIVDRPRPFLNHPGLDVLVAGKAGTHSFVSDHATMSMAVAVALFLVDRRLGALAGTLAALQGFCRIFMGVHYPTDVLGGYALATAVVLLLAPLAMAVLVPLCHALARTAVAPLITADPVGSPRGGRRRRGTPAVGHPRPEQGHATAADSDLAA; the protein is encoded by the coding sequence GTGTCGACGCTGCTGGCCGACACCGGCAACCCGGACCTCGAACTGCTCTACACCGTCAACGGCTGGGCCAGGGACTCCCCCGGCTGGCTCGACTCCCTGGTCTCCTGGGTCGGCGAGTACGGCATCCTGCTCGGCCTCGCCATGCTCTGCCTCGTCGCCTGGCTGCGGGCCCGCCGCCGGCCGGGCGCGCCGGCGGCGGTGGCCGGGGTGCTCTGGGCCCCGCTCGCGATGGCCCTGGCCGAACTGGCCAACCTGCCGATCGCCGCCATCGTGGACCGGCCGCGCCCCTTCCTCAACCACCCGGGCCTCGACGTGCTGGTGGCCGGCAAGGCCGGCACCCACTCCTTCGTCAGCGACCACGCGACCATGTCGATGGCGGTGGCCGTGGCGCTCTTCCTGGTCGACCGCCGGCTGGGCGCGCTGGCCGGCACCCTGGCCGCGCTGCAAGGCTTCTGTCGGATCTTCATGGGCGTGCACTACCCGACCGACGTGCTCGGCGGCTACGCGCTGGCCACCGCGGTGGTGCTGCTGCTGGCCCCGCTGGCGATGGCCGTCCTGGTGCCGCTGTGCCACGCGCTCGCCCGCACGGCGGTCGCGCCGCTGATCACGGCCGACCCGGTCGGCAGCCCGCGGGGCGGGCGCCGGCGCCGCGGCACCCCGGCGGTCGGGCACCCGCGCCCCGAGCAGGGGCACGCCACCGCCGCCGACTCCGACCTCGCCGCCTGA
- a CDS encoding bifunctional lytic transglycosylase/C40 family peptidase: MVLRNGPRAALAGGAVAFGFLLLVGVGTYAASGSVPGGGSGLALAPGTVPAAYQGLIQQAGSRCAQISPPMLAAQLYQESGFDPSARSGAGALGLAQFLPSTWAIYGVDGDGDGKADIWDPADAIASAANYDCALAKDTANVPGDPQANLLAAYNAGPYAVISAGGVPAYTETQGYVRSIKALETSFTAPTSTVAVSPQASGAIYFAQTKLGTPYLWGGDGLASQNYEFDCSGLTVAAYASVGIALPRVANDQWYAGPHPSRDQLRPGDLVFFATDLSDPRTIHHVGIYVGGGYMINAPHTGAVIRYDSIDQKDYFGATRVTQDGAAALPVRDNNGNGNITGGSDPGAAGPAQPSATPTPAAPTPSAPASGLPLAAAAALPGTGDTARAGKQA; encoded by the coding sequence ATGGTACTCCGGAATGGCCCTCGAGCGGCGCTCGCGGGTGGAGCTGTTGCATTCGGCTTCCTGCTGTTGGTCGGTGTCGGAACCTACGCCGCCAGCGGAAGCGTGCCGGGCGGCGGTTCGGGCCTGGCACTCGCCCCGGGAACCGTCCCGGCCGCCTATCAGGGTCTGATCCAGCAGGCCGGCTCCCGGTGCGCGCAGATCTCCCCACCGATGCTGGCCGCCCAGCTCTACCAGGAGAGCGGTTTCGATCCGTCAGCCCGCAGCGGGGCCGGTGCCCTTGGCCTGGCCCAGTTCCTGCCCAGCACCTGGGCGATCTACGGGGTGGACGGCGACGGCGACGGCAAGGCCGACATCTGGGACCCGGCCGACGCCATCGCTTCGGCCGCCAACTACGACTGCGCGCTGGCCAAGGACACCGCCAACGTCCCCGGCGACCCGCAGGCCAACCTGCTCGCCGCCTACAACGCCGGCCCCTACGCCGTGATCAGCGCCGGCGGGGTGCCCGCCTACACCGAGACCCAGGGGTACGTCCGCTCGATCAAGGCGCTGGAAACGAGCTTCACCGCCCCCACCAGTACGGTCGCCGTCTCCCCGCAGGCCTCCGGCGCGATCTACTTCGCCCAGACCAAGCTCGGCACGCCCTACCTCTGGGGCGGTGACGGACTCGCCTCGCAGAACTACGAGTTCGACTGCTCGGGCCTGACCGTGGCCGCCTACGCCTCGGTCGGCATCGCACTGCCCCGGGTGGCCAACGACCAGTGGTACGCCGGCCCGCACCCCTCGCGCGACCAACTGCGCCCGGGCGACCTGGTCTTCTTCGCCACCGACCTGTCCGACCCGCGCACCATCCACCACGTCGGCATCTACGTCGGCGGCGGCTACATGATCAACGCCCCGCACACCGGCGCGGTGATCCGCTACGACTCCATCGATCAGAAGGACTACTTCGGCGCCACCCGGGTCACCCAGGACGGCGCCGCCGCGCTGCCGGTCCGCGACAACAACGGAAACGGCAACATCACCGGCGGCTCCGACCCGGGTGCGGCCGGCCCCGCCCAGCCGTCCGCCACGCCCACCCCGGCCGCCCCGACGCCCAGCGCCCCGGCGTCGGGCCTGCCGCTCGCCGCGGCGGCCGCGCTGCCCGGCACCGGCGACACCGCCCGCGCGGGGAAGCAGGCCTGA